DNA from Helicobacter pylori:
TTGAAGAAGCGGGCATCAATTTAGAAACTTATGAAAAAATTCTCGCTCTTTTGCAAAAATCAAATAACACCCTGCTAGTGGTTGGCGAAGAAATTTATAGCCATAAACAAGCCCACAATATCGCTAAGATGTTGCGTTTATTAGCCCAAAAAAGCGCTATTAAGATCATTCTTATCCCCCCGAGCGCGAACGCTTTAGGCATCGCTTCCATTTGTGAATTGAGCGAAGAAGTTTTTGAACATGAAAAAATCGTAGGCATTCGCGCTCAAGGGGATTTCACTATCAATAGCGACGATAGGGTTTTTGGGAAAGACGCTGTCAGTAAAGTGGATTTTATTTTGCCCAGTCTCAACCAGCTAGAAGGCACGATCACTAATGTTGAAGGGCGTGTGTTGCCCTTAAAACCGGCTTTAAGGTTTGAAGGCTATGACTTGAGCGATATCATGCAAGGTTTTGGCTTTGTGGAAGAAAACCTCACAGAATGCACCCACAAACTCCCTACAGAAGCGGGCTTTAAAGCCTTAGAGTTTGATCATCTAACCAATTATTTCACTAACGACAGGGCTAATCACAGAGGCTATTTATTAGGAACAAGCCATTTTGAAAACAGCGCTAAAGAATGCGAAACCACAGAATGCGAGCCTATCAAGCCTTTAAAAGAAAAAATCGTTTTCAACGCTTATTTAAAATACCCAGAAACGCAATTCAATAACGCCACCAATAAAAGCGAGAATCTGCAATTAAAAGCCGGTGTCTATGTGTCTAAAGCCTTCTTAAAAAAATTGAATAAAGAAGTGGGGCAAAACATCACTTTAACTAAAGAAGAAGAGGAATTAACAGGCGTTTTGTATCTTGATGAGAGCTTGGATCAGGAGGTGTTTGTCATTTCGCCTTCTCTTTTGACAAACCATTCTAGCTTTTTTAGAGAGGGCGTGTTTGATAGCGTGGATTTAAAGGAGCAAGCATGAGCGCTTATATCATTGAAACCTTGATTAAAATTTTGATTTTAGTCGCTGTTTTTTCGGCTTTAGGAGGCTTTGCCACTTATATTGAAAGGAAAGTGTTAGCCTATTTCCAACGCCGTTTAGGGCCTTGTTATGTGGGGCCTTTTGGGCTTTTGCAAGTCGCAGCAGACGGCATTAAGCTTTTCACTAAAGAAGACATTATCCCCCAAGGCGCGAACAAATTCATTTTCACGCTAGCGCCCATTATTGCGATGGTGAGCGCGTTTGTGTCCATGGCGCCTATCCCCTTTTTCCCTAATTTCACTCTGTTTGGCTATGAGATCAAGCCCCTTATTTCTGACATCAACATTGGCTTTTTGTTTTTCTTGGCCGTGGGTTCAGCAGGGATTTATGCACCCATTTTAGCCGGGCTTGCCTCCAATAACAAATACTCCTTAATTGGCTCAGCGAGAGCGACGATCCAACTGCTCAGCTTTGAAGTGGTCAGCACCTTAACCATTCTAGCCCCCTTAATGGTGGTAGGATCGCTCTCTTTGGTGGAAATCAATCATTACCAAAGCGGTGGGTTTTTAGACTGGCTTGTGTTTAAGCAGCCTCTAGCGTTTGTTTTGTTTTTGATCGCAAGCTACGCTGAATTGAATCGAACCCCCTTTGACTTGTTAGAGCATGAAGCCGAGATCGTGGCGGGGTATTGCACCGAATACAGCGGCTTGAAATGGGGCATGTTCTTTTTAGCGGAATACGCGCATTTATTCGCTTTTTCTTTTGTGATTTCTATTGTGTTTTTTGGTGGGTTTAACGCATGGGGCTTTATCCCTGGGGGCATAGCGATTTTAATCAAAGCGGGCTTTTTTGTCTTTTTATCCATGTGGGTTAGAGCGACTTATCCGCATGTAAGACCCGATCAGTTGATGAACATGTGTTGGAAAATCATGCTGCCTTTAGCGTTATTGAACATCGTGCTAACAGGCATTATCATTTTAATTTAAAGGAGGTTTTATGGCCAAACAAGAATACAAGCAACTTCCTAAACGAGCCGAAATCCATAGCGCGACCGAGCAGTTTAAAGACACCATTAAAACGAGCTTGGGTTTGGATCTATTCAAAGGGTTAGGGCTTACGATCAAGGAATTTTTTAGCCCAAGCGTAACCATCCATTACCCTATGGAGCAACTCCCCTTAAGCCCACGCTATCGCGCGGTGCATAATCTGCAACGGCTTTTAGACTCAGGCTCTGAAAGGTGTATTGGTTGTGGGCTGTGCGAAAAGATTTGCACGAGCAATTGCATAAGGATCATCACGCATAAGGGCGAAGACAACCGCAAAAAGATCGATTCTTACACGATCAATTTGGGGCGTTGCATTTATTGCGGGTTGTGCGCGGAAGTTTGCCCAGAATTGGCGATCGTTATGGGGAATCGGTTTGAAAACGCCAGCACCCAACGCTCCCAATACGGCTCTAAAAGCGAGTTTCTAACGAGCGAACAAGACGCTAAAAACTGCTCGCATGCCGAATTTTTAGGCTTTGGTGCGGTAAGCCCTAATTATAACGAACGCATGCAAGCCACCCCTTTAGATTATGTCCAAGAGCCTTCAAAAGAAGAATCCAAAGAAGAGTCTCTAGCAAGCCCAGAAAGTAATAAGGGAGATGAAAATGTTTGAAACCATTGCCTTTTATTTCTTTGCGATCCTTACTTTAAGCATGGCGTTAGTGGTGATCACCACCACGAATATCCTCTATGCCATCACCGCTCTCGCTAGCAGCATGGTTTTTATCTCTGCTTTTTTCTTTTTACTGGACGCTGAGTTTTTGGGCGTGGTGCAAATCACGGTGTATGTGGGCGCGGTCATTGTGATGTATGCGTTTGGCATGATGTTTTTCAACTCCGCTGCAGAAGTGGTTGAACGCAAGCAAAGCCCTAAAATCTTGTGCGTTCTTTCATTTGGCGTGGCGCTGTTGCTCACCTTGATTTTAAGCGCTCCTAGCATTGGCGAAAACCTTTCTAAGCAAGTCAATTCCAACGCTATTGATGCGCAAATCCCTAACATTAAAGCGATTGGCTATGTGCTTTTCACCAATTACCTCATTCCCTTTGAAGCGGCGGCTTTAATGCTTTTAGTCGCTATGGTTGGAGGCATCGCTACAGGGATTCAAAAAATCCATGGGAAAAATCACACGCATTTTATAAAGGAATCTCTATGATAGGGTTAAACCACTATTTGATTGTTTCAGGGTTGCTCTTTTGCATTGGTTTAGCGGGCATGCTGAAACGCAAAAACATTCTATTGCTCTTTTTTTCCACAGAAATCATGCTCAATGCGATCAATATCGGTTTTGTAGCGATCTCTAGATACACGCACAATTTAGACGGGCAGATGTTCGCGCTCTTTATTATCGCTATTGCCGCTAGTGAGGTGGCTATTGGTTTGGGCTTGGTGATTTTGTGGTTTAAGAAATACAAGAGCTTAGATATTGATTCTTTAAACGCTATGAAAGGTTAAGCATGCAATATTCTTCTTTGCTGTCAGTGGTGTTGTTTTTGCCTTTAATCGGTGCGATTTATGCGGGGCTGTTTGGGGCTAAAGCTAAAGCGTTGCATGTGGGCGTTTTCAATTCTTTGTGCGTGCTGGTTTCTTTAATTGGCGCAGTAGTTCTTTTCATTCAAGCATGGCATCATCAAAGCTATGAAAAATATTTGTTTGATTGGATCGTGATAGGGAATTTTAAAGTCGGCTTTTCTCTCATGCTGGATAATGTCAATGCGGTCATGATTGTTGTGGTCACTTTAGTTTCTTTCTTAGTGCATGTGTATTCCATAGGCTATATGGAGCATGATACAGGGTTTAACCGCTATTTTTCCTACCTCAGCGGCTTTGTGTTTTCCATGCTGATTTTGGTGTTGAGCGATAATTTTTTAGGGCTTTTCATTGGTTGGGAAGGGGTGGGGCTATGCTCTTACTTGCTCATTGGCTTTTGGTATCATAAAAAAAGCGCGAATGACGCTTCCATTGAAGCTTTTGTGATGAATCGGATCACGGATTTAGGCATGCTCATGGGGATTATTTTGATCTTTTGGAATTTTGGCACCCTCCAGTATAAAGAAGTCTTTAGCATGCTCAATAACGCCGATTATTCCATGCTCTTTTACATCAGCGTGTTTCTTTTCATTGGCGCTATGGGGAAGAGTGCGCAATTCCCCATGCACACATGGTTAGCCAACGCTATGGAGGGGCCAACCCCCGTATCCGCCCTCATCCATGCAGCGACAATGGTAACTGCTGGGGTGTATCTGGTCATTAGAGCCAACCCTTTGTATAGCGCGGTGTTTGAAGTGGGCTATTTCATCGCATGCTTAGGGGCGTTTGTGGCTCTTTTTGGGGCGAGCATGGCTTTAGTCAATAAGGATCTAAAGCGCATCGTGGCTTATTCCACGCTTTCTCAATTAGGCTATATGTTTGTAGCGGCCGGTCTTGGGGCTTATGCGATCGCGCTTTTCCACCTCTTCACGCATGCGTTTTTCAAATCGCTCCTTTTCTTAGGCTCAGGCAATATCATGCATGCGATGGAAGACAATTTGGATATTACCAAAATGGGCGCTTTATACAAGCCCATGAAAATCACAGCGATCTTTATGATTATAGGGTCAGTGGCTTTGTGTGGGATCTACCCCTTTGCAGGCTATTTCTCCAAAGACAAGATTTTAGAAGTGGCTTTTGGGATGCACCACCACATTTTATGGTTTGTTCTTTTGATTGGGGCGATCTTTACCGCTTTTTATAGCTTCAGGCTCATCATGCTGGTGTTTTTTGCGCCCAAACAGCACGAAATCAACCACCCCCATGAGGCTCAAAATTTCATGCTTTTAAGCATGCTGCCGTTAGGGATTTTAGCGGTCATTGCCGGGTTTTTTGAAGAGCCGTTTTTTCATTTCATCTCTCAAGTGATCCCTAGCGTTGGAGAGTATCCAGTCCCGCTCACTCTTTTAATCAGTATCACCACCATAGTGGTGTTGTTGAGTATCGCCTACGCCATATTTAAATATAAAAATGGTATCACTTCCAAAAAAGAGGGGGGCTTTTTATACAAGCTCTTGCTCAACCAATACTATATCCCACAGCTCTATCAAGGGATTGCAAAAGTTTTTAGCACTATCGCTTCATTCTTGCACCAGGTCGTGGAATTAAGGATCATTGATACGATAGTGGATACCATAGGAAGAAGCGTTTTTGTTATAGGGCGTGTGTTTAGGGCTAGCCAAGATGGGAATTTAACCTCCATGCTGCGCTTCATGGTGGCTGGGGTTTTAATCTTGTTAGCGTTTGTAGCTTTTTTTGGGAGATAAGAAATGCAGTTTTTACATGCGCATCTTTTAAGTGTGGTGATCTTTTTCCCCATGCTGAGCGCGCTATTAGCGTTCTTTATGAGCGATCAAGCGAGTAGGGCGTATGCGATCGTCATCGCCTTGATTGAATTGTTATTGGTCTTGTTGTTATGGCATGGGTTTGATGTTCAAACCGCAGGCATGCAGTTTGAAGAAACGAAAGAATTAGCTTATCAAATTGGCGTGAATTACCATGTGGGCGTTGATGGCATCGCGCTCTTTTTGTTGCTTTTAAACGCTATTGTGGTGTTATTGTCCGTGATTTATGTCAAAGAGCGTCGTAAAGACTTTGCGATTTGTCTTTTATTGCTAGAGGGGATTTTGATGGGCGTGTTTTCTTCTCTTAATGTGATCTTTTTCTACGCTTTTTGGGAAATCTCGCTCTTGCCGGTCTTATACCTCATCGGTCGTTTTGGCCGTAATAACAAAATCTATTCTGGCATGAAGTTTTTCCTCTACACCTTTTTAGCGTCGTTATGCATGCTTTTAGGCATTTTATACATCGGGTATGACTATGCGAATAATTACGGCATGATGAGTTTTGATATTTTAGACTGGTATCAGTTGAATTTTTCTAGCGGGATTAAAACCTGGCTCTTTGTGGCTTTCTTAATAGGGATTGCGGTTAAAATCCCGCTCTTTCCCTTACACACATGGCTGCCTTATGCGTATTCTAACGCCCCCACTTTAGGCTCTGTCATGCTTTCAGCCTTGCTTTCTAAAATGGGGACTTACGCCTTATTGCGCTTCTTGATCCCGCTTTTTCCTGAGCTTTCAGAGATTTATTTAACCCCCATAGCCATTGTGGCGCTGTGCATGATCATTTATGGAGGCTTTTTAGCTTACACCCAAAAAGATTTAAAAACCCTCATCGCTTATAGCTCGTTCTCGCACATGGGAGTCGTGGTGCTTGGGGTTTTTTCTTTCAATGTTGAGGGGATTTCAGGGGCGGTGTTTATGATGTTTGCGCATGGTATTATCGTCATGGGGCTATTCTTGCTCGCTGGCATCTTAGAAGAACGCACCAGCAGTTTAGAAATCGCTCGCTTTGGATCGATCGCTAAAAGCGCTCCTGTTTTTGCCGCCTTTTTTATGATCGTTTTAATGGCGAACGTGGGCATGCCTTTAAGCATTGGTTTTGTAGGAGAGTTTTTGAGCTTGTTGGGGTTTTTTGCCACTTACCCTCTTTTGGCTATCATTGCCGGGACAAGCATCATTCTATCAGCGGTTTACATGCTCACTTCATATAAAAACGTGTTCTTTGGCAACTTAAAAACCGGGAACAACCAAATCAGCGTGTTTGAAGATTTAAACGCTCGTGAGGTAGGGGTTTTAAGCGTGATTTTAGCTTTGATTTTGATTTTAGGGATTTATCCTAAAATCCTTTTAAAACCGATTGAGCAAGGCTCTAAGCAGCTTTTAGAGGTGATAGAAATCCGCTCGCTCCCTTTTTTAGGTTCATTGGACACTAAGATAAAAGAGGTCTCTTATGTTAATAGATAGTCTCCACATCTCTTTTGATAGCTTTAATTTTGAGAGCATTTTACCCATGCTGGTGTTGGTGTGTGGGGGGATTTTCACGCTCTTAATCAACGCTTTCACTTCCAGGTTTTCGCGCAATTTGAATGTGTTTTTATGCATGCTCTTTTTGGTTTTGGATTTTTTGGTGGTTTTAGGGTTAGAAGAGCAGGAAAACGCT
Protein-coding regions in this window:
- the nuoI gene encoding NADH-quinone oxidoreductase subunit NuoI is translated as MAKQEYKQLPKRAEIHSATEQFKDTIKTSLGLDLFKGLGLTIKEFFSPSVTIHYPMEQLPLSPRYRAVHNLQRLLDSGSERCIGCGLCEKICTSNCIRIITHKGEDNRKKIDSYTINLGRCIYCGLCAEVCPELAIVMGNRFENASTQRSQYGSKSEFLTSEQDAKNCSHAEFLGFGAVSPNYNERMQATPLDYVQEPSKEESKEESLASPESNKGDENV
- the nuoL gene encoding NADH-quinone oxidoreductase subunit L, with protein sequence MQYSSLLSVVLFLPLIGAIYAGLFGAKAKALHVGVFNSLCVLVSLIGAVVLFIQAWHHQSYEKYLFDWIVIGNFKVGFSLMLDNVNAVMIVVVTLVSFLVHVYSIGYMEHDTGFNRYFSYLSGFVFSMLILVLSDNFLGLFIGWEGVGLCSYLLIGFWYHKKSANDASIEAFVMNRITDLGMLMGIILIFWNFGTLQYKEVFSMLNNADYSMLFYISVFLFIGAMGKSAQFPMHTWLANAMEGPTPVSALIHAATMVTAGVYLVIRANPLYSAVFEVGYFIACLGAFVALFGASMALVNKDLKRIVAYSTLSQLGYMFVAAGLGAYAIALFHLFTHAFFKSLLFLGSGNIMHAMEDNLDITKMGALYKPMKITAIFMIIGSVALCGIYPFAGYFSKDKILEVAFGMHHHILWFVLLIGAIFTAFYSFRLIMLVFFAPKQHEINHPHEAQNFMLLSMLPLGILAVIAGFFEEPFFHFISQVIPSVGEYPVPLTLLISITTIVVLLSIAYAIFKYKNGITSKKEGGFLYKLLLNQYYIPQLYQGIAKVFSTIASFLHQVVELRIIDTIVDTIGRSVFVIGRVFRASQDGNLTSMLRFMVAGVLILLAFVAFFGR
- the nuoK gene encoding NADH-quinone oxidoreductase subunit NuoK translates to MIGLNHYLIVSGLLFCIGLAGMLKRKNILLLFFSTEIMLNAINIGFVAISRYTHNLDGQMFALFIIAIAASEVAIGLGLVILWFKKYKSLDIDSLNAMKG
- a CDS encoding NADH-quinone oxidoreductase subunit M, with product MQFLHAHLLSVVIFFPMLSALLAFFMSDQASRAYAIVIALIELLLVLLLWHGFDVQTAGMQFEETKELAYQIGVNYHVGVDGIALFLLLLNAIVVLLSVIYVKERRKDFAICLLLLEGILMGVFSSLNVIFFYAFWEISLLPVLYLIGRFGRNNKIYSGMKFFLYTFLASLCMLLGILYIGYDYANNYGMMSFDILDWYQLNFSSGIKTWLFVAFLIGIAVKIPLFPLHTWLPYAYSNAPTLGSVMLSALLSKMGTYALLRFLIPLFPELSEIYLTPIAIVALCMIIYGGFLAYTQKDLKTLIAYSSFSHMGVVVLGVFSFNVEGISGAVFMMFAHGIIVMGLFLLAGILEERTSSLEIARFGSIAKSAPVFAAFFMIVLMANVGMPLSIGFVGEFLSLLGFFATYPLLAIIAGTSIILSAVYMLTSYKNVFFGNLKTGNNQISVFEDLNAREVGVLSVILALILILGIYPKILLKPIEQGSKQLLEVIEIRSLPFLGSLDTKIKEVSYVNR
- the nuoH gene encoding NADH-quinone oxidoreductase subunit NuoH; amino-acid sequence: MSAYIIETLIKILILVAVFSALGGFATYIERKVLAYFQRRLGPCYVGPFGLLQVAADGIKLFTKEDIIPQGANKFIFTLAPIIAMVSAFVSMAPIPFFPNFTLFGYEIKPLISDINIGFLFFLAVGSAGIYAPILAGLASNNKYSLIGSARATIQLLSFEVVSTLTILAPLMVVGSLSLVEINHYQSGGFLDWLVFKQPLAFVLFLIASYAELNRTPFDLLEHEAEIVAGYCTEYSGLKWGMFFLAEYAHLFAFSFVISIVFFGGFNAWGFIPGGIAILIKAGFFVFLSMWVRATYPHVRPDQLMNMCWKIMLPLALLNIVLTGIIILI
- a CDS encoding NADH-quinone oxidoreductase subunit J translates to MFETIAFYFFAILTLSMALVVITTTNILYAITALASSMVFISAFFFLLDAEFLGVVQITVYVGAVIVMYAFGMMFFNSAAEVVERKQSPKILCVLSFGVALLLTLILSAPSIGENLSKQVNSNAIDAQIPNIKAIGYVLFTNYLIPFEAAALMLLVAMVGGIATGIQKIHGKNHTHFIKESL